A genomic window from Sorex araneus isolate mSorAra2 chromosome 2, mSorAra2.pri, whole genome shotgun sequence includes:
- the RRP1B gene encoding ribosomal RNA processing protein 1 homolog B isoform X3, whose amino-acid sequence MGPAMQPAELQFAQRLASHEKGIRDRAARKLRQYISAKTQRETGGFTQEELLRIWKGLFYCMWVQDEPLLQEELAVTMSQLVHVVNNSEAQHLLIRTFWQTLNREWKGVDRLRLDKYHMLIRLTLRQSFEVLKRNSWEESRIRPLLDILMKEVLHPESRCPGGVRAHLIAVYLEELSKVGGSELLADQNLKFIDPFCKIAAKTKDHTLVQTIARGVFEAIAHRSPLALEASAEDHSARAGGGPRSGEELAACEGPPAAAAGKGLPQPNGAAEDRDGDGVLEAAGPPLQFDYKAVADRLLEMTSRKNTPPFNRKRLCRLAKKFRDLCEGGVAPPSLAEDRPADGDDPGLCEGQQMDRGEKQGSGDARAGVPPSAQEELGRDLPRRKRRKRRRRNLQPEAPVPAPPQSGAGETSGEELPPHHGAEEPSTGPGGAQKRRGGEPPPIHVKRKRLRKKGLRAVGEHSGTPEDAAEGAQVPRRKRRLGALPASGLDPSTLPQPCPAGSSPGNSEAHGPPPQGDSVTQRPPPQGDSVTQRPPAQGDGVTQRTPAQGGSVTQRPPPQGNSSTQRPLPQGDSDAQRSPLQSGKMKRKKKGEPGPLGLYSPSCPRPASLAKRKRVTPTLDAWSPVASPRQQGPVVLSLPSKTPPGTKKVTFGLSRNMTAEFKKTDKSILVSPMGPSRVAFDPKQRPLHGVLKSPASSPASSPLTTKKLLLSTPQRRPTAMDFF is encoded by the exons ATGGGCCCCGCCATGCAGCCCGCCGAGCTGCAGTTCGCGCAGCGCCTGGCGTCGCACGAGAAGGGCATCCGGGACCGCGCGGCGAGGAAGCTGCGCCAGTACATCAGCGCCAAGACCCAGAGGGAGACAG GCGGGTTCACCCAGGAGGAGCTGCTCAGGATCTGGAAAGGTCTCTTCTACTGCATGTGGGTACAGGACGAACCCCTCCTGCAG GAGGAGCTCGCAGTCACTATGTCCCAGCTCGTCCACGTTGTTAACAACTCGGAGGCGC AGCACCTGCTCATCCGGACCTTCTGGCAGACCTTGAACCGCGAGTGGAAGGGAGTCGACCGCCTGCGCCTGGACAAATACCACATG CTCATCCGGCTGACCCTGCGGCAGTCCTTCGAGGTCCTGAAGCGGAACAGCTGGGAGGAGAG CCGGATCCGGCCGCTCTTGGACATCCTGATGAAGGAGGTGCTGCACCCCGAGAGCCGGTGTCCTGGCGGGGTGAGGGCCCACCTGATCGCCGTGTACCTCGAGGAGCTGTCCAAGGTCGGGGGGAGTGAG CTTCTGGCGGATCAGAACCTCAAGTTTATTGATCCGTTCTGCAAAATTGCCGCCAAGACGAAAGA CCACACCCTGGTGCAGACCATCGCCCGGGGCGTGTTCGAGGCCATCGCTCACCGCTCCCCCTTGGCACTGGAGGCCAGCGCCGAGGACCACAGCGCCAGGGCGGGGGGTGGCCCCCGGTCCGGAGAGGAGCTGGCCGCCTGCGAGGGGCCTCCAGCCGCGGCAGCCG GCAAAGGTCTCCCTCAGCCCAACGGAGCTGCCGAGGACAGAGACGGAGATGGTGTCCTGGAGGCCGCAGGGCCGCCACTGCAG TTCGACTACAAGGCAGTCGCCGACCGGCTCCTGGAAATGACCAGCAGGAAGAACACCCCTCCCTTCAACAGGAAGCGCCTCTGCAGGCTCGCCAAGAA GTTCCGGGATCTCTGTGAAG GTGGTGTCGCCCCTCCGAGCCTGGCCGAGGACCGTCCTGCTGATGGGGACGACCCAGGCCTGTGTGAAGGACAGCAGATGGACAGAGGAGAGAAGCAGGGCAGCGGGGACGCAAGAG CAGGTGTGCCCCCAAGTGCCCAGGAGGAGCTGGGCAGAGACCTcccaaggaggaagaggaggaagaggaggcggaGGAACCTCCAGCCTGAGGCGCCTGTGCCAGCCCCACCGCAGAGCGGGGCCGGGGAGACGTCAGGGGAGGAGCTGCCCCCGCACCATGGGGCCGAGGAGCCCAGCACGGGGCCCGGCGGTGCCCAGAAGAGACGCGGCGGGGAGCCACCCCCCATCCACGTGAAGAGGAAACGGCTGCGGAAGAAGGGCCTGCGGGCTGTGGGCGAGCACTCCGGGACCCCCGAGGACGCGGCAGAGGGTGCCCAGGTCCCCAGGAGGAAGCGGAGACTCGGGGCCCTCCCAGCCAGTGGCCTGGACCCCTCCACCttgcctcagccctgccctgctgggaGCTCCCCAGGCAATAGTGAGGCGCATGGCCCCCCTCCACAGGGCGACAGCGTCACGCAGAGACCCCCTCCACAGGGCGACAGCGTCACACAGAGACCCCCAGCGCAGGGCGACGGCGTCACGCAGAGAACCCCAGCACAGGGCGGCAGCGTCACGCAGAGACCCCCGCCACAGGGTAACAGCAGCACACAGAGACCCCTGCCACAGGGTGACAGCGACGCACAGAGATCCCCGCTGCAGAGtgggaagatgaagaggaagaagaagggggaGCCAGGCCCCCTAGGCCTGTACAGCCCGTCCTGCCCCAGACCTGCCAGCCTGGCAAAGAGGAAGCGCGTGACACCCACACTTGACGCCTGGTCGCCTGTGGCCTCACCAAGACAGCAGGGCCCCGTCGTCCTGTCTCTG CCCAGCAAAACGCCGCCCGGCACCAAGAAAGTCACGTTTGGTTTGAGCAGAAATATGACGGCAG AGTTCAAGAAGACGGACAAGAGTATCTTGGTGAGCCCCATGGGCCCCTCCCGAGTGGCCTTCGACCCCAAGCAGCGGCCCCTCCACGGGGTGCTGAAGAGCCCGGCGAGCTCCCCGGCCAGCAGCCCCCTGACCACCAAGAAGCTGCTGCTCTCCACGCCCCAGAGGCGGCCGACGGCCATGGACTTCTTCTAG
- the RRP1B gene encoding ribosomal RNA processing protein 1 homolog B isoform X1 — protein sequence MGPAMQPAELQFAQRLASHEKGIRDRAARKLRQYISAKTQRETGGFTQEELLRIWKGLFYCMWVQDEPLLQEELAVTMSQLVHVVNNSEAQHLLIRTFWQTLNREWKGVDRLRLDKYHMLIRLTLRQSFEVLKRNSWEESRIRPLLDILMKEVLHPESRCPGGVRAHLIAVYLEELSKVGGSELLADQNLKFIDPFCKIAAKTKDHTLVQTIARGVFEAIAHRSPLALEASAEDHSARAGGGPRSGEELAACEGPPAAAAGKGLPQPNGAAEDRDGDGVLEAAGPPLQFDYKAVADRLLEMTSRKNTPPFNRKRLCRLAKKFRDLCEGGVAPPSLAEDRPADGDDPGLCEGQQMDRGEKQGSGDARAGVPPSAQEELGRDLPRRKRRKRRRRNLQPEAPVPAPPQSGAGETSGEELPPHHGAEEPSTGPGGAQKRRGGEPPPIHVKRKRLRKKGLRAVGEHSGTPEDAAEGAQVPRRKRRLGALPASGLDPSTLPQPCPAGSSPGNSEAHGPPPQGDSVTQRPPPQGDSVTQRPPAQGDGVTQRTPAQGGSVTQRPPPQGNSSTQRPLPQGDSDAQRSPLQSGKMKRKKKGEPGPLGLYSPSCPRPASLAKRKRVTPTLDAWSPVASPRQQGPVVLSLGGSGALGPPRKKQLRTEKDFVRFSAPVLPKPLFCRKAKSSAAPCAPRPPVQPSKTPPGTKKVTFGLSRNMTAEFKKTDKSILVSPMGPSRVAFDPKQRPLHGVLKSPASSPASSPLTTKKLLLSTPQRRPTAMDFF from the exons ATGGGCCCCGCCATGCAGCCCGCCGAGCTGCAGTTCGCGCAGCGCCTGGCGTCGCACGAGAAGGGCATCCGGGACCGCGCGGCGAGGAAGCTGCGCCAGTACATCAGCGCCAAGACCCAGAGGGAGACAG GCGGGTTCACCCAGGAGGAGCTGCTCAGGATCTGGAAAGGTCTCTTCTACTGCATGTGGGTACAGGACGAACCCCTCCTGCAG GAGGAGCTCGCAGTCACTATGTCCCAGCTCGTCCACGTTGTTAACAACTCGGAGGCGC AGCACCTGCTCATCCGGACCTTCTGGCAGACCTTGAACCGCGAGTGGAAGGGAGTCGACCGCCTGCGCCTGGACAAATACCACATG CTCATCCGGCTGACCCTGCGGCAGTCCTTCGAGGTCCTGAAGCGGAACAGCTGGGAGGAGAG CCGGATCCGGCCGCTCTTGGACATCCTGATGAAGGAGGTGCTGCACCCCGAGAGCCGGTGTCCTGGCGGGGTGAGGGCCCACCTGATCGCCGTGTACCTCGAGGAGCTGTCCAAGGTCGGGGGGAGTGAG CTTCTGGCGGATCAGAACCTCAAGTTTATTGATCCGTTCTGCAAAATTGCCGCCAAGACGAAAGA CCACACCCTGGTGCAGACCATCGCCCGGGGCGTGTTCGAGGCCATCGCTCACCGCTCCCCCTTGGCACTGGAGGCCAGCGCCGAGGACCACAGCGCCAGGGCGGGGGGTGGCCCCCGGTCCGGAGAGGAGCTGGCCGCCTGCGAGGGGCCTCCAGCCGCGGCAGCCG GCAAAGGTCTCCCTCAGCCCAACGGAGCTGCCGAGGACAGAGACGGAGATGGTGTCCTGGAGGCCGCAGGGCCGCCACTGCAG TTCGACTACAAGGCAGTCGCCGACCGGCTCCTGGAAATGACCAGCAGGAAGAACACCCCTCCCTTCAACAGGAAGCGCCTCTGCAGGCTCGCCAAGAA GTTCCGGGATCTCTGTGAAG GTGGTGTCGCCCCTCCGAGCCTGGCCGAGGACCGTCCTGCTGATGGGGACGACCCAGGCCTGTGTGAAGGACAGCAGATGGACAGAGGAGAGAAGCAGGGCAGCGGGGACGCAAGAG CAGGTGTGCCCCCAAGTGCCCAGGAGGAGCTGGGCAGAGACCTcccaaggaggaagaggaggaagaggaggcggaGGAACCTCCAGCCTGAGGCGCCTGTGCCAGCCCCACCGCAGAGCGGGGCCGGGGAGACGTCAGGGGAGGAGCTGCCCCCGCACCATGGGGCCGAGGAGCCCAGCACGGGGCCCGGCGGTGCCCAGAAGAGACGCGGCGGGGAGCCACCCCCCATCCACGTGAAGAGGAAACGGCTGCGGAAGAAGGGCCTGCGGGCTGTGGGCGAGCACTCCGGGACCCCCGAGGACGCGGCAGAGGGTGCCCAGGTCCCCAGGAGGAAGCGGAGACTCGGGGCCCTCCCAGCCAGTGGCCTGGACCCCTCCACCttgcctcagccctgccctgctgggaGCTCCCCAGGCAATAGTGAGGCGCATGGCCCCCCTCCACAGGGCGACAGCGTCACGCAGAGACCCCCTCCACAGGGCGACAGCGTCACACAGAGACCCCCAGCGCAGGGCGACGGCGTCACGCAGAGAACCCCAGCACAGGGCGGCAGCGTCACGCAGAGACCCCCGCCACAGGGTAACAGCAGCACACAGAGACCCCTGCCACAGGGTGACAGCGACGCACAGAGATCCCCGCTGCAGAGtgggaagatgaagaggaagaagaagggggaGCCAGGCCCCCTAGGCCTGTACAGCCCGTCCTGCCCCAGACCTGCCAGCCTGGCAAAGAGGAAGCGCGTGACACCCACACTTGACGCCTGGTCGCCTGTGGCCTCACCAAGACAGCAGGGCCCCGTCGTCCTGTCTCTG ggGGGCAGCGGGGCACTCGGCCCTCCCAGGAAGAAGCagctgaggacagagaaggacttCGTGCGGTTCAGCGCCCCTGTCCTGCCCAAGCCGCTCTTCTGCCGGAAAGCCAAGAGCAGCGCGGCCCCCTGTGCCCCGCGCCCCCCCGTGCAG CCCAGCAAAACGCCGCCCGGCACCAAGAAAGTCACGTTTGGTTTGAGCAGAAATATGACGGCAG AGTTCAAGAAGACGGACAAGAGTATCTTGGTGAGCCCCATGGGCCCCTCCCGAGTGGCCTTCGACCCCAAGCAGCGGCCCCTCCACGGGGTGCTGAAGAGCCCGGCGAGCTCCCCGGCCAGCAGCCCCCTGACCACCAAGAAGCTGCTGCTCTCCACGCCCCAGAGGCGGCCGACGGCCATGGACTTCTTCTAG
- the RRP1B gene encoding ribosomal RNA processing protein 1 homolog B isoform X2, producing MGPAMQPAELQFAQRLASHEKGIRDRAARKLRQYISAKTQRETGGFTQEELLRIWKGLFYCMWVQDEPLLQEELAVTMSQLVHVVNNSEAQHLLIRTFWQTLNREWKGVDRLRLDKYHMLIRLTLRQSFEVLKRNSWEESRIRPLLDILMKEVLHPESRCPGGVRAHLIAVYLEELSKVGGSELLADQNLKFIDPFCKIAAKTKDHTLVQTIARGVFEAIAHRSPLALEASAEDHSARAGGGPRSGEELAACEGPPAAAAGKGLPQPNGAAEDRDGDGVLEAAGPPLQFDYKAVADRLLEMTSRKNTPPFNRKRLCRLAKKFRDLCEGGVAPPSLAEDRPADGDDPGLCEGQQMDRGEKQGSGDARGVPPSAQEELGRDLPRRKRRKRRRRNLQPEAPVPAPPQSGAGETSGEELPPHHGAEEPSTGPGGAQKRRGGEPPPIHVKRKRLRKKGLRAVGEHSGTPEDAAEGAQVPRRKRRLGALPASGLDPSTLPQPCPAGSSPGNSEAHGPPPQGDSVTQRPPPQGDSVTQRPPAQGDGVTQRTPAQGGSVTQRPPPQGNSSTQRPLPQGDSDAQRSPLQSGKMKRKKKGEPGPLGLYSPSCPRPASLAKRKRVTPTLDAWSPVASPRQQGPVVLSLGGSGALGPPRKKQLRTEKDFVRFSAPVLPKPLFCRKAKSSAAPCAPRPPVQPSKTPPGTKKVTFGLSRNMTAEFKKTDKSILVSPMGPSRVAFDPKQRPLHGVLKSPASSPASSPLTTKKLLLSTPQRRPTAMDFF from the exons ATGGGCCCCGCCATGCAGCCCGCCGAGCTGCAGTTCGCGCAGCGCCTGGCGTCGCACGAGAAGGGCATCCGGGACCGCGCGGCGAGGAAGCTGCGCCAGTACATCAGCGCCAAGACCCAGAGGGAGACAG GCGGGTTCACCCAGGAGGAGCTGCTCAGGATCTGGAAAGGTCTCTTCTACTGCATGTGGGTACAGGACGAACCCCTCCTGCAG GAGGAGCTCGCAGTCACTATGTCCCAGCTCGTCCACGTTGTTAACAACTCGGAGGCGC AGCACCTGCTCATCCGGACCTTCTGGCAGACCTTGAACCGCGAGTGGAAGGGAGTCGACCGCCTGCGCCTGGACAAATACCACATG CTCATCCGGCTGACCCTGCGGCAGTCCTTCGAGGTCCTGAAGCGGAACAGCTGGGAGGAGAG CCGGATCCGGCCGCTCTTGGACATCCTGATGAAGGAGGTGCTGCACCCCGAGAGCCGGTGTCCTGGCGGGGTGAGGGCCCACCTGATCGCCGTGTACCTCGAGGAGCTGTCCAAGGTCGGGGGGAGTGAG CTTCTGGCGGATCAGAACCTCAAGTTTATTGATCCGTTCTGCAAAATTGCCGCCAAGACGAAAGA CCACACCCTGGTGCAGACCATCGCCCGGGGCGTGTTCGAGGCCATCGCTCACCGCTCCCCCTTGGCACTGGAGGCCAGCGCCGAGGACCACAGCGCCAGGGCGGGGGGTGGCCCCCGGTCCGGAGAGGAGCTGGCCGCCTGCGAGGGGCCTCCAGCCGCGGCAGCCG GCAAAGGTCTCCCTCAGCCCAACGGAGCTGCCGAGGACAGAGACGGAGATGGTGTCCTGGAGGCCGCAGGGCCGCCACTGCAG TTCGACTACAAGGCAGTCGCCGACCGGCTCCTGGAAATGACCAGCAGGAAGAACACCCCTCCCTTCAACAGGAAGCGCCTCTGCAGGCTCGCCAAGAA GTTCCGGGATCTCTGTGAAG GTGGTGTCGCCCCTCCGAGCCTGGCCGAGGACCGTCCTGCTGATGGGGACGACCCAGGCCTGTGTGAAGGACAGCAGATGGACAGAGGAGAGAAGCAGGGCAGCGGGGACGCAAGAG GTGTGCCCCCAAGTGCCCAGGAGGAGCTGGGCAGAGACCTcccaaggaggaagaggaggaagaggaggcggaGGAACCTCCAGCCTGAGGCGCCTGTGCCAGCCCCACCGCAGAGCGGGGCCGGGGAGACGTCAGGGGAGGAGCTGCCCCCGCACCATGGGGCCGAGGAGCCCAGCACGGGGCCCGGCGGTGCCCAGAAGAGACGCGGCGGGGAGCCACCCCCCATCCACGTGAAGAGGAAACGGCTGCGGAAGAAGGGCCTGCGGGCTGTGGGCGAGCACTCCGGGACCCCCGAGGACGCGGCAGAGGGTGCCCAGGTCCCCAGGAGGAAGCGGAGACTCGGGGCCCTCCCAGCCAGTGGCCTGGACCCCTCCACCttgcctcagccctgccctgctgggaGCTCCCCAGGCAATAGTGAGGCGCATGGCCCCCCTCCACAGGGCGACAGCGTCACGCAGAGACCCCCTCCACAGGGCGACAGCGTCACACAGAGACCCCCAGCGCAGGGCGACGGCGTCACGCAGAGAACCCCAGCACAGGGCGGCAGCGTCACGCAGAGACCCCCGCCACAGGGTAACAGCAGCACACAGAGACCCCTGCCACAGGGTGACAGCGACGCACAGAGATCCCCGCTGCAGAGtgggaagatgaagaggaagaagaagggggaGCCAGGCCCCCTAGGCCTGTACAGCCCGTCCTGCCCCAGACCTGCCAGCCTGGCAAAGAGGAAGCGCGTGACACCCACACTTGACGCCTGGTCGCCTGTGGCCTCACCAAGACAGCAGGGCCCCGTCGTCCTGTCTCTG ggGGGCAGCGGGGCACTCGGCCCTCCCAGGAAGAAGCagctgaggacagagaaggacttCGTGCGGTTCAGCGCCCCTGTCCTGCCCAAGCCGCTCTTCTGCCGGAAAGCCAAGAGCAGCGCGGCCCCCTGTGCCCCGCGCCCCCCCGTGCAG CCCAGCAAAACGCCGCCCGGCACCAAGAAAGTCACGTTTGGTTTGAGCAGAAATATGACGGCAG AGTTCAAGAAGACGGACAAGAGTATCTTGGTGAGCCCCATGGGCCCCTCCCGAGTGGCCTTCGACCCCAAGCAGCGGCCCCTCCACGGGGTGCTGAAGAGCCCGGCGAGCTCCCCGGCCAGCAGCCCCCTGACCACCAAGAAGCTGCTGCTCTCCACGCCCCAGAGGCGGCCGACGGCCATGGACTTCTTCTAG